A region from the Nesterenkonia lacusekhoensis genome encodes:
- the purE gene encoding 5-(carboxyamino)imidazole ribonucleotide mutase: MSEQTPQAPLVGLVMGSDSDWPTMKAAAEALDEFGIPFEADVVSAHRMAAEMIDYGRSAHERGLRVIIAGAGGAAHLPGMLASVTPLPVIGVPVALKHLDGMDSLLSIVQMPSGVPVATVSVGGARNAGLLAVRTLAAGETDFAAELREKLLTFQEELADQAHAKGSRLREEAAELPTFRSATAPRSGSGER; this comes from the coding sequence ATGAGCGAGCAGACACCCCAGGCGCCCCTCGTCGGGCTGGTCATGGGTTCCGACTCCGACTGGCCCACGATGAAGGCCGCCGCGGAGGCGCTCGACGAGTTCGGCATCCCCTTCGAGGCCGATGTGGTCTCGGCCCACCGGATGGCCGCTGAGATGATCGACTACGGTCGGAGCGCCCACGAGCGCGGCCTCCGAGTGATCATCGCCGGAGCCGGCGGTGCCGCCCACCTGCCGGGCATGCTGGCCTCGGTCACACCCCTGCCGGTGATCGGCGTCCCCGTGGCGCTGAAGCACCTGGACGGCATGGACTCGCTGCTGAGCATCGTGCAGATGCCCTCCGGGGTCCCCGTGGCCACCGTCTCCGTGGGAGGCGCGCGCAACGCCGGGCTGCTGGCCGTGCGCACTTTGGCCGCCGGGGAGACCGATTTCGCCGCCGAGCTGCGTGAGAAGCTGCTGACCTTCCAAGAGGAGCTCGCCGACCAAGCCCATGCGAAAGGCTCCAGGCTGCGCGAGGAGGCCGCCGAGCTGCCGACCTTCCGCAGCGCCACAGCTCCGAGGAGCGGGAGCGGCGAACGGTGA
- a CDS encoding 5-(carboxyamino)imidazole ribonucleotide synthase, with protein MTSPSIGILGDGQLARMMAPAAVELGIELHLLAGSPEASAAQAIPRTTIGDFRSVEDVLAFVEGLDAVTFDHEHVPAEVLTALQQAGHALHPGPQALLYAQDKLAMRGAVEELGLPNPRWARVDSVGDLVGFGEDAGWPVVLKTPRGGYDGKGVQIIASAETADEAADWFDRAAAQGTGLLAEEKVPYTRELSAQVARSAAGETVNYPVVESNQTDGVCDEVIAPAPFSSPEHLARAEQIARTVAEKLEVTGMLAVELFEIAEDDAEAHRPAGIYVNELAMRPHNSGHWSMDGAVTGQFEQHLRAVLGLPLGAVEVTGGAGGYVVMKNLLGGANPDLHAAVPEAMRRSPGSKVHLYGKEPRPGRKVGHVNILSQTTAAQESEDARKRRLAQARQEAADAARIIIDGPDAADRAHATDGEGAA; from the coding sequence GTGACTTCTCCTTCCATCGGAATCCTCGGCGACGGACAACTGGCACGCATGATGGCTCCGGCCGCCGTGGAGCTGGGCATCGAGCTCCACCTGCTGGCCGGCTCCCCGGAGGCCTCCGCGGCGCAGGCGATACCGCGGACCACGATCGGCGACTTTCGCAGCGTCGAGGACGTCCTGGCCTTCGTTGAGGGGCTCGACGCCGTCACCTTCGACCACGAACACGTCCCCGCCGAGGTGCTCACCGCCCTGCAGCAGGCAGGCCACGCCCTGCACCCCGGGCCCCAGGCGCTGCTCTACGCCCAGGACAAGCTGGCCATGCGCGGCGCCGTGGAGGAGCTGGGCCTGCCCAACCCCCGCTGGGCCCGGGTGGACAGTGTCGGAGATCTCGTCGGATTCGGCGAAGACGCCGGCTGGCCCGTGGTGCTGAAGACCCCGCGCGGCGGCTACGACGGCAAGGGTGTCCAGATCATCGCCTCTGCTGAGACGGCTGACGAGGCCGCCGACTGGTTCGACCGCGCGGCCGCCCAGGGCACCGGCCTGCTCGCCGAGGAGAAGGTCCCCTACACCCGTGAGCTCTCCGCGCAGGTAGCACGCTCAGCCGCCGGAGAGACCGTGAACTACCCGGTGGTGGAGTCCAACCAGACCGACGGCGTCTGTGACGAGGTCATCGCACCGGCACCGTTCAGCTCTCCCGAGCACCTCGCCCGCGCCGAACAGATCGCCCGCACCGTGGCCGAGAAGCTCGAGGTCACCGGCATGCTGGCCGTGGAGCTCTTCGAGATCGCCGAGGACGACGCCGAGGCGCACCGTCCCGCCGGGATCTACGTCAACGAGCTGGCCATGCGTCCGCACAACTCCGGGCACTGGTCGATGGACGGTGCCGTCACCGGCCAGTTCGAGCAGCATCTGCGTGCCGTGCTCGGCCTGCCGCTGGGCGCTGTCGAGGTCACCGGCGGCGCCGGAGGCTATGTGGTCATGAAGAACCTGCTGGGCGGAGCCAACCCGGATCTGCACGCCGCGGTCCCGGAGGCCATGCGGCGCTCCCCCGGCTCCAAGGTTCACCTCTACGGCAAGGAGCCGCGCCCGGGACGGAAGGTCGGGCATGTGAACATCCTCAGCCAGACCACCGCGGCCCAGGAGAGCGAGGACGCGCGGAAGCGCCGGCTGGCACAGGCCCGGCAGGAGGCCGCCGACGCCGCCCGCATCATCATCGACGGACCGGACGCCGCCGACCGAGCACACGCCACCGACGGCGAGGGAGCAGCATGA